From the Leptospira sp. WS60.C2 genome, one window contains:
- the secG gene encoding preprotein translocase subunit SecG — protein sequence MGFFAGTILTLFVLLSLFLILLVMIQTGKGGSAGMLGGSTASQSVFGASTADVMTKTTRVAAILFIVLSLALSFVFAKKDEVLVPDVEPSLETPVETDGTTPEVPAPSTP from the coding sequence ATGGGATTTTTTGCAGGAACCATTCTCACTCTATTTGTTCTACTTTCACTTTTCCTCATCCTTCTTGTGATGATCCAAACTGGAAAAGGTGGAAGCGCTGGGATGCTTGGCGGTTCTACCGCTAGCCAATCCGTGTTCGGTGCCTCCACTGCAGATGTGATGACAAAAACAACTCGTGTGGCAGCTATTTTGTTCATCGTATTGTCACTTGCACTTTCTTTCGTATTTGCAAAGAAAGATGAAGTGTTGGTTCCAGATGTGGAACCAAGTTTGGAAACTCCGGTAGAAACTGATGGAACCACTCCCGAAGTTCCGGCACCTAGCACTCCTTAG
- a CDS encoding sensor histidine kinase: MENIEKVAEKARELEAIYDVVQDPLVLIDSDFKIQRANLATIRFAKNNQYNELLDRKCYEVLYQRTDVCPYCPKINAKAKEKNHSNSNSTPITREIFFRSEDKKQTLLLEFYPYPKQEDLFWMVEKISDVTKQRDKEEESFRMRNLASLGILISGIAHELNNPLTGISLTLQNLKANWQNQPPEQIEKRLDMIRNDISRAAIIVSDIISFAKTDKVKVTLGDIVETINRAKDTVIRLYPHLSKNINWRITSDHDYQFPFHPGKMERLFMNLFRNSLQAFDYRPGEISIELRKTKNWLHIIVEDNAGGIPDSIIQKIFDPFFTSNKSGTGTGLGLSICHSIVKEHDGNISVKSVEQKTRFTISFPLTNDITEPNP, encoded by the coding sequence ATGGAAAACATCGAAAAGGTAGCGGAAAAAGCAAGAGAGTTGGAAGCCATTTATGATGTTGTGCAAGACCCACTTGTTCTCATTGATTCTGATTTCAAAATCCAAAGAGCAAATCTTGCCACAATCCGATTTGCCAAGAACAATCAATATAATGAACTTCTAGATCGAAAATGTTATGAAGTCTTATACCAAAGGACAGACGTTTGTCCCTACTGCCCCAAAATCAACGCAAAAGCAAAAGAAAAGAATCATTCCAATTCCAATTCGACTCCCATCACTCGTGAGATCTTTTTTCGTTCCGAAGATAAAAAACAGACGCTTCTATTAGAGTTTTACCCCTACCCCAAACAAGAGGATTTGTTTTGGATGGTAGAAAAAATCTCGGATGTCACCAAACAAAGAGATAAAGAAGAAGAATCGTTTCGAATGCGTAACCTTGCATCTCTTGGGATTCTCATTTCAGGGATTGCACATGAGCTAAATAACCCATTAACAGGAATTAGCCTAACATTACAAAATCTAAAAGCCAATTGGCAAAACCAACCACCAGAACAAATTGAAAAACGACTAGACATGATTCGAAATGATATCTCACGTGCAGCCATCATCGTATCGGATATTATTTCTTTTGCAAAAACAGACAAGGTGAAAGTGACCCTCGGAGACATTGTCGAAACAATCAACCGTGCAAAAGATACTGTCATTCGTCTTTATCCACACTTAAGTAAAAATATCAATTGGCGAATCACAAGTGATCACGATTATCAATTCCCCTTCCATCCAGGAAAGATGGAACGACTTTTTATGAATTTATTTCGTAACTCTTTGCAAGCCTTCGATTACAGACCTGGTGAAATATCGATTGAACTCCGAAAGACCAAAAATTGGCTTCATATCATTGTGGAAGACAATGCTGGTGGAATTCCAGATTCCATTATCCAAAAGATTTTTGATCCATTTTTTACGAGTAATAAATCAGGGACTGGTACTGGTCTTGGACTTTCCATTTGCCACTCGATTGTAAAAGAACATGATGGAAATATATCCGTAAAATCTGTTGAACAAAAGACTAGGTTTACAATTTCCTTTCCGCTCACAAATGATATCACGGAGCCAAACCCATGA
- a CDS encoding response regulator transcription factor codes for MKQSILIVEDIHSIREAIMDLLSTKFNVFGAEHFEEAVWYLTNEKIDLTITDIRLPGKSGIDLVKLIQKEFPHVLYALMTAYNINEYIKYAKDLQIWNIIPKYSFLDIHLIEVMVEKLLSNDIFGIEKYFSKDFQVFDDNITSEFEEAPTNGIVYKQIKSDQDRSILCGKISKNLIQLGAPKAIQQVLEELTSNAMIRAPRTHEGEYKYQFEIPSHDMVVPLDNIQLMPEDYFLIGYGSTESTIFIVVRDQFGSLRKEEILHRLDRHISIDESTGFPKGLEDSHGRGLYICREISDQLIFNIKPGVCTETIAMINREGRTGFKSLSIYEVNSNS; via the coding sequence ATGAAACAATCCATTCTCATTGTAGAAGACATCCACTCGATTCGAGAAGCCATCATGGATTTGTTAAGCACTAAATTTAATGTATTTGGGGCAGAACACTTTGAAGAAGCCGTTTGGTATCTAACCAACGAAAAAATCGACCTAACCATCACTGACATTCGTTTACCTGGTAAGTCTGGTATTGATCTTGTAAAACTCATCCAAAAAGAATTTCCTCATGTTTTGTATGCACTCATGACAGCATACAACATCAATGAATACATTAAGTATGCGAAAGACCTTCAGATTTGGAACATCATTCCTAAGTATAGCTTTTTAGACATCCACCTCATCGAAGTGATGGTAGAGAAACTGCTCTCCAATGACATATTCGGAATAGAGAAGTATTTCTCAAAAGACTTTCAAGTGTTTGATGACAACATTACTAGCGAATTCGAAGAAGCACCAACTAACGGTATTGTCTACAAACAAATCAAATCTGACCAAGACAGATCGATCCTTTGTGGCAAAATCTCAAAAAACCTAATCCAACTGGGTGCTCCAAAAGCCATCCAACAAGTGTTAGAAGAGCTTACATCCAACGCGATGATTCGTGCACCTAGGACTCATGAAGGTGAATACAAATACCAATTTGAAATTCCAAGCCATGACATGGTCGTTCCTCTTGACAACATTCAACTCATGCCTGAGGACTATTTCCTAATTGGGTATGGCTCAACAGAAAGCACGATTTTCATTGTGGTACGCGACCAATTTGGCTCTCTTAGAAAGGAAGAAATTTTACATAGACTAGACAGACATATCAGTATCGATGAGTCGACAGGTTTTCCAAAAGGTTTAGAAGATAGCCACGGACGCGGTCTTTACATTTGTAGAGAAATCTCAGATCAGTTAATCTTCAATATCAAACCTGGTGTCTGCACAGAAACCATCGCGATGATCAATCGAGAAGGACGCACAGGCTTTAAATCCTTGTCCATATACGAAGTGAATTCCAATTCGTAA
- a CDS encoding nicotinamide-nucleotide amidohydrolase family protein: protein MSPYIVILSTGSELTAGRSLDTNSGWIANQLFELGWKVKKFITLPDDPNLILKELQSLKDLAKELPVLGIMTGGLGPTEDDYTLETVLKLTGKTSYSIEKAKLRLTKIYEARGKEYKDILPNVFRQTFVPEGCKTLDNSVGIAVGFIESLGENSYLVCMPGVPSEMTEMFKRRLVPELKKLYPRENLNQRTKWLWNIGESLFQNDFIEPNRDEFFKDAEWGVTANRGYIKCIFQSTNESLLETIVHRLETQYPKIISEDVFQYVHEQLSKMGLTISVAESCTGGLLGKKLTEPSGSSAYFLGGCLTYSNEMKTSLLGVPKETIESFGAVSVEVATAMVKGLCERTGSTYGISITGIAGPLGGTEVKPVGTVCIGLREPSGEISVHQYIFPGNRESIRENASNTAFFLLYQSLKK, encoded by the coding sequence TTGTCTCCGTATATCGTCATTTTATCTACGGGATCGGAGCTTACAGCTGGGAGGAGTTTAGATACAAACTCAGGTTGGATCGCAAACCAGTTGTTTGAACTAGGTTGGAAGGTAAAAAAGTTTATCACTTTGCCAGATGATCCAAATTTGATTTTGAAGGAATTACAATCCCTAAAGGATCTCGCAAAAGAATTACCTGTTCTTGGGATTATGACAGGGGGACTTGGCCCCACGGAAGATGACTACACTTTGGAAACCGTTTTGAAACTCACGGGGAAAACATCTTATTCCATAGAGAAAGCCAAACTCCGACTTACCAAAATTTACGAAGCACGAGGAAAGGAATACAAGGACATCCTTCCAAATGTCTTTCGCCAAACCTTCGTTCCAGAAGGATGCAAAACTCTTGATAATTCTGTTGGGATTGCCGTCGGCTTTATCGAATCACTAGGTGAAAATTCCTATTTAGTTTGTATGCCAGGGGTTCCTTCTGAAATGACGGAGATGTTCAAACGACGGTTAGTTCCAGAACTAAAAAAACTATATCCTAGAGAAAATTTAAACCAACGAACCAAATGGTTGTGGAATATTGGAGAGTCTTTGTTCCAGAACGATTTTATCGAACCCAATCGTGACGAATTTTTTAAGGATGCAGAGTGGGGAGTTACGGCGAACAGAGGTTATATTAAGTGTATCTTTCAATCAACGAATGAATCTTTGCTTGAGACAATTGTCCATCGTCTAGAAACACAATATCCAAAAATTATATCAGAAGATGTATTCCAGTATGTCCACGAACAACTTTCAAAGATGGGACTCACCATTTCAGTCGCAGAAAGTTGCACAGGCGGCCTTCTTGGAAAAAAACTCACAGAACCTTCGGGATCGAGTGCTTATTTTTTAGGCGGATGTTTGACTTACTCCAATGAAATGAAAACTTCTCTTCTTGGAGTTCCAAAAGAAACCATTGAATCCTTTGGGGCGGTCAGTGTGGAAGTGGCAACTGCTATGGTAAAAGGTTTGTGTGAGAGAACAGGTTCAACTTATGGTATCTCAATTACGGGCATTGCTGGTCCTCTCGGTGGAACCGAAGTTAAACCAGTGGGAACTGTATGTATTGGTTTACGAGAGCCGAGTGGTGAGATTTCGGTGCATCAGTATATATTTCCTGGGAATCGAGAATCGATTCGCGAAAACGCAAGTAACACTGCATTTTTTTTACTCTATCAATCTCTAAAAAAATAG
- the argS gene encoding arginine--tRNA ligase — protein MKASQLLKSIVLQELEKAVKQYLSKLALDIQLTDLKIRIEYSRDEKFGDYSSPFALENKNVFKLNPKEIAENVILEIQNDSLFEFVTFSPPGFINFRIKADSLFQYTKSVMVPAVSFAKIDKIENILLEFVSANPTGPMNIVSARSAAYGDALANLLASLGHSVKREFYVNDYGNQVYLLGVAVLLRIFECKGDVISFQEEESGEPVFTLIEKRILPKESYRGEYIKDIAKELLADTPKAKQVEGWVQNKNWEESIQFLAKYAVEYNLTRQKEDLNLFGVHFDQFYSERSLHEAGDVEKVPSLLKKEDVATIDGKLHFLSTQYGDDKDRVIRREDGRPTYLMADIAYHYDKYKRGFSKLIDIWGPDHYGYIARLKGAVQSFGKEPNSFSVLIAQQVNLIENKEKVKMSKRLGIFQTMRDLLSYLGKNGKDVGRYFFLMRSSDAPLDFDLDLAKDESDKNPVFYIQYAHARICSIFRELQVSTKDWVAPSTLEKSFFVSEERVRLLFWLARFQEEVYDTAINLEPHRLTNYLQSLSKAFTKFYSHKDNRIKEKQGAEREHLLLLIYFTKLAIASGLELLGISAPEKMSKEEE, from the coding sequence ATGAAAGCAAGTCAGTTATTAAAATCGATTGTATTACAAGAGCTTGAAAAGGCTGTTAAACAATATCTTTCCAAATTAGCTTTGGATATTCAGCTAACGGATCTTAAGATCAGAATTGAATATTCCAGAGATGAAAAATTTGGAGATTACTCTTCTCCTTTTGCGTTGGAAAATAAAAATGTTTTTAAATTGAATCCAAAGGAGATTGCCGAGAATGTGATTCTTGAAATTCAAAATGATTCTCTGTTTGAATTTGTTACCTTCTCACCTCCTGGATTTATTAATTTTCGAATCAAAGCGGATTCCTTGTTCCAATATACAAAATCAGTAATGGTTCCCGCTGTTTCTTTTGCAAAAATTGATAAAATAGAAAATATTTTATTAGAGTTTGTTTCTGCCAACCCAACAGGGCCTATGAATATTGTGTCTGCCCGTTCTGCTGCTTATGGAGATGCACTTGCAAATTTATTGGCTAGCCTTGGTCACTCCGTTAAACGAGAGTTTTACGTGAATGATTATGGTAACCAGGTGTATCTACTGGGAGTCGCTGTGTTACTTAGAATTTTTGAATGTAAAGGTGATGTTATTTCTTTTCAAGAAGAAGAGAGTGGCGAACCCGTTTTTACTTTGATTGAAAAACGTATCTTACCGAAAGAAAGTTATCGTGGTGAGTATATAAAAGACATTGCAAAAGAGCTACTTGCCGATACCCCCAAGGCAAAACAAGTAGAGGGTTGGGTACAAAATAAAAATTGGGAAGAGTCCATTCAGTTTTTAGCAAAGTATGCAGTGGAATATAACCTAACCAGACAAAAAGAAGATTTAAATTTGTTTGGAGTTCATTTTGATCAATTTTACAGTGAACGAAGTTTGCATGAAGCAGGTGATGTTGAGAAGGTGCCTTCACTCTTAAAAAAAGAAGATGTCGCAACCATTGATGGAAAACTTCATTTCCTATCCACTCAGTATGGGGATGATAAAGATCGTGTCATACGTCGGGAAGATGGAAGACCAACGTATCTTATGGCTGACATTGCTTATCATTATGATAAGTACAAACGTGGGTTTTCTAAACTCATCGATATCTGGGGACCAGATCATTATGGTTATATTGCTCGTCTAAAGGGTGCTGTACAGTCCTTTGGCAAAGAACCGAATAGTTTCTCTGTTTTAATTGCGCAACAAGTGAATCTCATTGAAAACAAAGAAAAGGTGAAGATGAGTAAACGTTTGGGAATCTTCCAAACGATGAGAGATTTATTGTCCTACCTAGGAAAAAATGGAAAGGATGTTGGTCGTTACTTTTTTTTAATGAGGAGTTCGGATGCACCTCTAGATTTTGATTTGGATTTAGCAAAAGATGAATCGGATAAAAATCCAGTCTTTTATATCCAATACGCTCATGCAAGGATCTGTTCCATCTTTCGGGAATTACAAGTTTCCACAAAGGATTGGGTGGCTCCTTCAACGCTTGAAAAAAGTTTCTTTGTCTCAGAAGAACGTGTACGCCTTTTGTTCTGGCTTGCTCGTTTTCAAGAAGAAGTCTATGATACTGCCATTAATCTTGAACCGCATCGCCTAACAAATTATTTGCAATCATTGAGTAAGGCATTCACTAAGTTTTACTCTCATAAAGACAATCGAATTAAGGAGAAACAAGGAGCGGAAAGAGAACATCTCCTTCTTCTTATCTATTTTACAAAACTTGCAATTGCTTCTGGATTAGAATTATTGGGAATCTCTGCTCCCGAAAAAATGTCCAAAGAAGAGGAGTAA
- the recO gene encoding DNA repair protein RecO, with protein sequence MAIRKETGIIIQSKDIGDSDRLISLAGESNVRMNFISKGIRKSKRRAIISTELGCLIEVDFYDQAEKDWKSTKEIHLIKRFDELKSDYVGTLFVLYITELTSLLYPEGESHPFLYQLLLGSLETTNKDGFRREILPFFKLRALTHMGHFPTEFYCHTCGEEVLSKSKAYFSVDSREFLCSDCHPIPKDHLPVLKLFHTMLSKKFSNVLTIFPKEYEYREGDLILNQFLRSLLGKELKSYFEFYKTIGDL encoded by the coding sequence ATGGCCATTCGAAAAGAAACTGGGATCATCATTCAAAGTAAGGATATTGGAGACAGTGATCGTTTGATTAGTCTTGCAGGTGAATCGAACGTTAGAATGAATTTTATTAGCAAAGGGATTCGTAAATCCAAACGGAGAGCGATCATTTCCACAGAGCTTGGTTGCCTCATAGAGGTGGATTTCTACGACCAAGCTGAAAAAGATTGGAAATCAACAAAGGAAATTCATCTGATCAAACGTTTTGATGAATTAAAATCCGATTATGTGGGAACTCTTTTTGTTCTCTATATCACAGAACTCACATCGTTGCTCTATCCAGAAGGGGAAAGCCATCCCTTTTTGTATCAATTGTTACTCGGAAGTTTAGAAACGACAAACAAGGATGGATTTCGAAGGGAAATTTTACCATTTTTTAAGCTGAGGGCACTGACTCATATGGGTCATTTCCCTACCGAATTTTATTGTCATACTTGTGGGGAAGAGGTCTTATCAAAATCTAAGGCTTATTTTTCAGTGGATTCGAGAGAATTTTTATGTTCTGATTGCCATCCCATCCCCAAAGATCATTTGCCTGTTTTAAAACTATTTCATACTATGTTATCTAAGAAATTTTCAAATGTGTTAACTATTTTTCCAAAAGAGTATGAATACCGGGAAGGTGATTTGATTCTAAATCAGTTTTTACGGTCACTCTTGGGAAAAGAGTTAAAATCTTACTTTGAATTTTATAAAACAATCGGGGACTTATGA
- the ybeY gene encoding rRNA maturation RNase YbeY, which produces MNPSLLVITHWNDETDQSEIQSELVVFNCERILRFLAPDFLHSLELSILLVDDSLIAEINGERRGKPKSTDVLSFPLYSDTLKIPAQILGEVVISMETCREQATSIGHSVIEEFYRLLVHGILHLFGYDHETNEEDAVQMRKMEDECLDLVFES; this is translated from the coding sequence ATGAATCCTTCCCTTTTGGTGATCACACATTGGAATGATGAAACCGACCAATCAGAGATTCAATCTGAACTTGTAGTATTCAATTGTGAAAGGATATTACGTTTCCTAGCCCCAGATTTTTTACATTCATTAGAACTTTCGATTTTACTTGTGGATGATTCTCTTATAGCGGAAATCAATGGGGAAAGACGTGGAAAACCAAAATCAACTGATGTTTTGTCGTTTCCTTTGTATTCGGATACCCTTAAAATCCCTGCGCAAATTTTAGGTGAGGTTGTGATATCTATGGAAACCTGTAGAGAACAAGCGACCAGTATAGGACACAGCGTGATAGAGGAATTTTATCGATTGCTAGTGCATGGAATCCTACATCTTTTCGGGTATGATCATGAAACGAATGAAGAAGATGCCGTGCAAATGAGAAAAATGGAAGATGAATGTTTGGATTTGGTTTTTGAGTCATAA
- a CDS encoding HD family phosphohydrolase, with product MKAIFDSSMTSVTDFLTKVRPVSMVRNIQIILVSLTLLFVTYVLSIPFFGQSKVNTDPEGLFSEGKIAPETIQSVKEFSYEDVEKTNLERQKAKTNVPFAFDKDFGVLASGIDTNLSEDLEILRILVQDGKANPSLVKDRIPRWRNRTNEEIQAILDYPKKEKLKNFIQQYTNLIFSKYCIVKEDLSFAKELDKAGAKIRNIGTQDHTTIIDGNLVIPRSQIYKDGPVTYVLSKLASEKLPNVSDSLLKAVSRIGLYYVYSYPACNYNPEETENARIKAANAVSVQKSRIQANEIIVRAGDVITPEVKLKLDMMNLYATRANLASIISIFLTQCVLIVIVGFYLIRYRPKRLNDLSSNLIIFFTLWIVIASIYLLSKVFYATDSDLSAVYYFGMFVPVGMLCLLLGFVYDEQLSIAIGFFLSFAVFFASRYNPTSFMLAFTVAVMSSIYGRRLIKRIDFLKAGFLLTFVQILVTTAGYLFDGREFFVSTGSGFFKDLSNSNLFRIMIMCFVNGFASATAVQFLLPLYEYIFNIPTRFKLIELADTGHPLLQQLLTKAPSTYTHTFMVAALSERAAQNLNLDRLLVRVGVYFHDIGKIPNAGFFVENQHLIPKPEHIDKNNPSLAAKTVIDHVLDGIEMAKKARLPREIINFIPEHHGTSTMAFFYHKALQELPSSARKNINKKDFQYPGPKPQSKETAIVMIADSLEAASRSLDEVSPESLDDLIRKIINSKLAENQLDESGLTIGDLEIIKGSFKEVLLSSLHQRPKYPKPEDTKALETANTKKSKK from the coding sequence ATGAAAGCAATTTTTGATTCTTCAATGACAAGTGTGACTGACTTTTTAACTAAAGTTAGACCTGTGTCTATGGTTCGTAACATTCAGATCATTTTGGTTTCGCTTACGTTATTATTTGTCACATATGTTCTCTCGATTCCGTTTTTTGGACAATCCAAAGTGAATACGGATCCTGAGGGACTTTTTTCAGAAGGAAAAATAGCTCCAGAAACCATTCAATCGGTAAAAGAATTTTCCTATGAAGATGTGGAAAAGACTAACCTGGAACGACAAAAAGCAAAAACCAATGTTCCCTTTGCCTTCGACAAGGATTTTGGTGTACTTGCTTCAGGCATTGATACCAATTTATCAGAAGATTTAGAAATCCTTCGAATCTTAGTCCAAGATGGCAAAGCGAATCCTTCTCTTGTGAAAGATAGAATTCCAAGATGGCGCAATCGAACGAACGAAGAAATCCAAGCAATATTGGATTATCCCAAAAAGGAAAAATTAAAAAACTTCATCCAACAGTACACCAATTTGATTTTTTCAAAGTATTGTATTGTGAAAGAAGATCTTTCCTTTGCCAAAGAACTTGATAAAGCAGGTGCCAAAATTCGAAACATCGGTACTCAAGATCACACCACTATTATTGATGGAAATTTGGTGATTCCTCGTTCCCAAATTTACAAAGATGGACCGGTCACTTACGTATTATCTAAGTTAGCTTCTGAGAAATTGCCAAATGTTTCTGACTCATTGTTAAAAGCAGTTTCTAGGATTGGTTTGTATTATGTGTATTCCTATCCTGCATGTAATTATAACCCTGAAGAAACAGAGAACGCTCGGATCAAAGCTGCCAATGCAGTGTCTGTTCAAAAGAGCCGTATTCAAGCAAATGAAATCATAGTCAGAGCAGGCGATGTCATCACACCAGAAGTAAAGTTAAAACTGGATATGATGAATTTGTATGCGACGAGGGCAAACCTTGCTTCGATCATCTCCATTTTTCTAACACAATGTGTACTCATCGTGATCGTTGGGTTTTATTTGATTCGGTATCGTCCTAAACGATTGAATGACCTTTCGAGTAACTTGATTATCTTTTTTACTTTATGGATTGTCATTGCCTCGATCTACTTATTGTCTAAGGTTTTTTATGCCACTGACAGCGATTTGTCGGCGGTGTATTATTTTGGAATGTTTGTTCCTGTGGGAATGTTGTGTTTGCTTCTCGGTTTTGTTTATGACGAACAACTTTCCATAGCGATTGGATTCTTTTTGTCTTTCGCAGTGTTCTTCGCCTCTCGTTACAATCCCACATCGTTTATGTTGGCTTTCACTGTTGCAGTCATGAGTTCCATTTATGGCAGACGATTGATCAAACGAATTGATTTTTTAAAGGCTGGATTTTTACTCACTTTTGTTCAGATTCTCGTGACGACTGCGGGTTATTTGTTTGATGGGCGGGAGTTTTTTGTCTCTACTGGTTCTGGGTTCTTTAAGGACTTAAGCAACTCCAATCTCTTTCGCATCATGATTATGTGTTTTGTGAACGGATTTGCCAGTGCTACAGCCGTTCAGTTTTTACTCCCGCTGTATGAATATATTTTCAATATTCCAACTCGGTTTAAATTGATTGAACTTGCGGACACAGGTCATCCTCTGCTGCAACAGCTTCTTACCAAAGCACCTTCTACCTACACCCATACCTTTATGGTGGCGGCACTTTCCGAGAGAGCAGCTCAGAATTTAAACTTGGATCGACTTCTTGTCAGGGTGGGAGTTTACTTCCATGACATTGGTAAAATTCCGAATGCTGGATTTTTCGTAGAAAACCAACATTTAATTCCGAAACCAGAGCACATTGACAAAAACAATCCATCTCTTGCGGCAAAAACTGTCATCGATCACGTGTTAGATGGAATTGAGATGGCTAAAAAAGCTCGTCTTCCTCGCGAAATCATCAATTTCATTCCAGAACACCATGGAACATCTACGATGGCTTTCTTTTATCACAAAGCCTTACAAGAACTTCCTAGTAGTGCTCGTAAAAATATTAATAAAAAAGATTTTCAATATCCAGGTCCAAAACCGCAAAGCAAAGAAACTGCGATTGTAATGATTGCGGATTCTTTAGAAGCAGCTTCTCGTTCCTTGGATGAAGTTTCTCCCGAAAGTTTAGATGATCTCATTCGGAAAATTATCAATTCGAAACTTGCAGAAAATCAATTGGATGAAAGTGGACTTACGATAGGAGATTTAGAAATCATCAAAGGTAGTTTTAAAGAAGTATTACTTTCTAGTCTACACCAAAGGCCAAAGTATCCTAAACCAGAAGACACCAAAGCTCTCGAAACAGCCAATACCAAAAAGTCCAAAAAATGA
- a CDS encoding PhoH family protein: protein MDESFTFQEESLYQTVCGIGDSKLPLWESRLNVKLIPRGKSLIIQGDSDHVQVALDTFQKVEENFKRRPDKSEYSFFDIDYLVNKVKDSSGGWPTPGSPDFQKEGETWTPKDKIFVTFKGKPIFPRTKNQESFVDSLHKNYITIAMGPAGTGKTFLSIATACRMMQTGEVDRLILTRPAVEAGENLGFLPGDLTQKVNPYLRPIYDALHECIGFEKTSEYLQVGKIEIAPIAFMRGRTLSHSFIILDEAQNCTLPQLKMFLTRFGKNSKMAISGDATQIDLAHGKSGLEKTVYTLRNLSGIETIFFGREDITRHPIVESIVRRFEENESLFNKKP from the coding sequence ATGGATGAAAGTTTTACATTTCAGGAAGAATCCCTCTACCAAACGGTTTGTGGGATTGGAGACAGCAAACTCCCGTTATGGGAAAGTCGACTGAATGTAAAACTTATTCCTCGTGGAAAATCGCTCATCATCCAAGGGGATAGTGACCATGTCCAAGTGGCACTGGATACATTCCAAAAAGTAGAAGAAAACTTCAAACGTAGACCAGACAAATCAGAGTATTCTTTTTTTGATATCGATTACTTAGTGAATAAAGTAAAAGACTCGAGTGGTGGATGGCCAACACCAGGTTCCCCTGATTTCCAAAAGGAAGGTGAAACCTGGACACCCAAAGACAAAATTTTTGTCACCTTCAAAGGAAAACCAATTTTCCCAAGAACTAAAAACCAAGAAAGTTTTGTCGATAGCCTTCATAAAAACTACATCACGATTGCTATGGGTCCTGCGGGAACAGGAAAAACGTTTTTATCCATTGCCACTGCTTGCCGTATGATGCAAACAGGAGAAGTCGATAGACTTATCCTCACTAGGCCTGCTGTGGAAGCTGGAGAAAATTTAGGATTTCTACCTGGTGACCTAACGCAAAAAGTAAATCCCTACCTTCGTCCCATCTATGATGCGTTACATGAATGTATCGGTTTCGAAAAAACAAGTGAGTACTTACAAGTGGGTAAAATCGAAATTGCTCCGATTGCTTTTATGCGAGGGAGAACCCTTTCTCATTCCTTTATCATTTTAGATGAAGCCCAAAACTGTACTTTGCCACAGCTGAAAATGTTTCTCACGCGGTTTGGAAAAAATTCCAAAATGGCGATATCGGGTGATGCGACACAAATTGACCTTGCACATGGAAAATCAGGCCTAGAAAAAACAGTTTACACTCTCAGAAATTTGAGTGGAATTGAGACAATTTTTTTCGGAAGAGAAGACATCACACGTCATCCGATTGTGGAATCGATTGTCCGACGATTTGAAGAAAACGAAAGCCTATTTAACAAAAAACCATGA